A window of the Carboxydocella sporoproducens DSM 16521 genome harbors these coding sequences:
- the glyA gene encoding serine hydroxymethyltransferase, translated as MRKFLPQQDPEVFRAIELELNRQRSKIELIASENFVSPAVLEAQGSVLTNKYAEGYPDKRYYGGCEYVDIVEKLAIERAKQLFGAEHVNVQPHSGAQANMAAYFALLEPGDTVLGMNLAHGGHLTHGSPVNASGKLYNFVAYGVEPDTEKINYEKVFALAFEHKPKLIVAGASAYPRVIDFVQLREIADEVGALLMVDMAHIAGLVAAGLHPSPVPHAHVVTTTTHKTLRGPRGGLILCQARFAQAIDKAVFPGMQGGPLMHVIAAKAVALGEALKPEFKTYQEQIIKNARVLAEALMAKGFRLVSGGTDNHLMLVDVRNFDLTGKEAEHLLDEVGITVNKNAIPFDPASPFVTSGIRIGTPAATSRGFKEEDMREIAEIIYLVLSRKGDEQALAEGRARVNALCAKYPMYPELG; from the coding sequence ATGAGGAAGTTTTTGCCACAACAGGATCCTGAGGTTTTTCGCGCCATTGAACTGGAATTAAACCGACAAAGGAGCAAGATTGAGCTAATCGCTTCGGAAAACTTCGTCAGCCCGGCGGTTTTAGAGGCCCAGGGTTCGGTACTGACCAACAAATACGCGGAAGGCTATCCGGACAAACGCTACTATGGCGGTTGTGAATATGTAGATATTGTGGAAAAACTGGCCATTGAGCGGGCCAAGCAGCTTTTTGGTGCTGAGCATGTCAATGTTCAGCCCCATTCCGGCGCCCAGGCCAATATGGCTGCTTATTTTGCCTTGCTGGAACCGGGGGATACGGTGCTGGGCATGAACCTGGCTCATGGTGGGCACCTGACCCATGGCAGCCCGGTCAATGCTTCCGGTAAGCTGTATAATTTCGTTGCTTACGGGGTGGAACCCGATACCGAAAAAATCAATTACGAGAAAGTGTTTGCCCTGGCTTTTGAACACAAGCCCAAACTGATAGTGGCCGGGGCCAGTGCCTATCCGCGGGTAATCGACTTCGTTCAGTTGCGGGAAATCGCCGATGAAGTGGGCGCGCTGCTGATGGTGGACATGGCCCACATAGCCGGCCTGGTGGCGGCAGGTCTGCATCCCAGTCCGGTGCCCCATGCCCATGTGGTGACAACTACCACCCACAAGACCCTGCGGGGACCAAGAGGTGGCCTGATTCTCTGTCAGGCTCGCTTCGCCCAGGCTATTGATAAAGCGGTATTCCCCGGTATGCAGGGTGGACCGCTGATGCATGTCATTGCCGCCAAGGCGGTGGCACTGGGTGAGGCCTTGAAGCCCGAATTCAAAACCTATCAGGAACAGATTATCAAAAATGCCAGAGTGCTGGCTGAAGCTCTGATGGCCAAAGGCTTCCGCCTGGTCTCAGGGGGTACGGATAATCACCTGATGCTGGTGGATGTACGCAATTTTGACCTGACCGGCAAGGAAGCGGAGCACCTGCTGGATGAAGTAGGCATAACCGTAAATAAAAATGCCATCCCCTTCGATCCGGCCAGTCCCTTTGTTACCAGCGGTATCCGCATCGGTACGCCAGCGGCTACCAGCCGGGGCTTCAAGGAAGAGGACATGCGGGAAATAGCGGAAATCATTTATCTGGTGCTCAGCCGCAAGGGTGATGAACAAGCTCTGGCGGAAGGACGGGCCCGGGTCAATGCCCTGTGTGCCAAATACCCCATGTACCCTGAACTGGGATAA
- the rpiB gene encoding ribose 5-phosphate isomerase B, which produces MKIAIGSDHGGFFLKEEIKRLLEELGLEYQDFGCHSPESVDYPDIAEAVGEAVARGEYPRGILICGTGIGISIAANKIPGVRAALCHDTFSARATREHNDANILCMGERVIGFGLAREIVKTWLEGSFAGGRHQRRVDKIRQLEQKHSK; this is translated from the coding sequence ATGAAAATCGCAATCGGCAGTGACCATGGCGGCTTTTTTTTAAAGGAGGAAATCAAGCGCCTGCTGGAAGAGTTGGGCCTGGAATATCAGGACTTTGGCTGTCATTCTCCGGAATCGGTGGATTATCCTGATATTGCTGAGGCTGTAGGGGAGGCAGTGGCCCGGGGCGAATACCCCAGGGGCATTCTCATCTGCGGTACCGGCATCGGCATCAGCATTGCCGCCAACAAAATTCCAGGGGTACGGGCTGCCCTCTGTCATGATACTTTTTCAGCCCGGGCCACCCGGGAGCACAATGATGCCAATATCCTCTGCATGGGGGAAAGGGTCATCGGGTTTGGACTGGCCCGGGAGATCGTCAAAACCTGGCTGGAAGGTTCCTTTGCCGGAGGCAGGCATCAGCGCCGGGTGGACAAAATCAGGCAACTGGAACAAAAACACAGCAAATAA
- a CDS encoding low molecular weight protein arginine phosphatase, with amino-acid sequence MSKILFVCTGNTCRSPMAEALARALWQEAGIEAEFLSAGLAAWGESPASPEAQKVMAEKGLDLSEHRSRSLTAEMVAEADLVLTMTRGHRDLIIERWPQFAHKVHTLWYHARGEDRDVLDPFGGTVEEYRQVAGEIEELLKRILEQEKGV; translated from the coding sequence ATGAGTAAAATTCTCTTCGTCTGTACAGGCAATACCTGTCGCAGTCCAATGGCTGAGGCGCTGGCTCGCGCCCTCTGGCAGGAGGCGGGAATAGAGGCGGAATTCCTCTCCGCTGGCCTGGCGGCCTGGGGGGAAAGCCCGGCCAGTCCGGAAGCTCAAAAAGTGATGGCTGAAAAGGGTCTGGATCTATCTGAACACCGCTCCCGCAGTTTAACGGCGGAAATGGTGGCGGAAGCGGATCTGGTGCTGACCATGACCAGGGGCCATCGGGATTTAATCATCGAACGCTGGCCCCAGTTTGCCCATAAAGTCCACACCCTCTGGTATCATGCCCGGGGGGAAGATCGGGATGTTCTCGACCCCTTTGGCGGTACGGTGGAAGAGTATCGGCAGGTGGCCGGGGAAATTGAAGAGCTGCTAAAAAGGATTCTGGAGCAGGAAAAAGGCGTTTAA
- a CDS encoding L-threonylcarbamoyladenylate synthase produces MDTLWLKPEEISVAARLLREGQLVAFPTETVYGLGANAWSEEAVAGIFLAKGRPQDNPLIVHIAGRAQVETLAADIPPEAEKLMERFWPGPLTLLFPKKAEVPELVCAGLETVAIRQPAHPLALELIRQAGVPLAAPSANLSGRPSPTCAEHVWEDLAGRIAAILDGGPVGVGVESTVVDLLGPEPMILRPGGITREELEEVLGRPVLLDPALLGAEERPRSPGMKYRHYAPAAPLEVLDGPERELIWQTILQEATPDTGLLLSEEGAAYLAGRCPGQFLVLAPLNQPEKAAQRLYSALRTMDKAGVKRILAEAWPRQGLGLALMNRMEKAAGGQCRRVEVQ; encoded by the coding sequence ATGGATACGCTTTGGTTAAAACCGGAAGAAATTTCCGTGGCAGCCCGGTTGTTACGGGAAGGACAGCTGGTGGCCTTTCCTACGGAAACAGTCTATGGTCTGGGGGCCAATGCCTGGTCGGAAGAGGCTGTTGCCGGTATCTTTCTGGCCAAAGGCCGGCCTCAGGACAACCCTCTGATCGTACATATTGCCGGGCGGGCCCAGGTGGAGACTCTGGCGGCAGACATCCCTCCGGAGGCAGAAAAACTGATGGAGCGCTTCTGGCCGGGGCCGTTGACCCTGCTCTTTCCCAAAAAGGCGGAAGTGCCGGAACTGGTCTGTGCTGGCCTGGAAACGGTGGCCATCAGGCAACCGGCCCATCCCCTGGCTCTGGAGCTGATCCGGCAGGCCGGGGTGCCGCTGGCGGCCCCCAGTGCCAATCTTTCCGGGCGCCCCAGCCCTACCTGTGCTGAGCATGTCTGGGAGGATCTGGCGGGCAGGATTGCTGCCATTCTCGATGGGGGCCCGGTGGGAGTCGGGGTGGAGTCTACGGTAGTAGACCTGTTAGGACCGGAACCCATGATCCTGCGCCCGGGAGGGATCACCAGGGAGGAACTGGAAGAGGTGCTGGGACGGCCGGTCCTGCTGGATCCGGCCCTGCTGGGGGCAGAGGAACGGCCTCGTTCGCCGGGGATGAAGTACCGCCATTATGCTCCTGCAGCTCCTCTGGAAGTGCTGGACGGGCCGGAGCGGGAGTTGATCTGGCAGACCATCTTGCAGGAGGCCACTCCCGACACGGGTTTACTCCTTAGTGAGGAAGGGGCAGCCTATCTGGCTGGTCGCTGTCCCGGCCAATTCCTGGTTCTGGCTCCTCTGAACCAGCCGGAAAAGGCAGCCCAGAGGCTGTATAGCGCTTTGCGCACCATGGACAAGGCCGGGGTTAAGCGCATCCTGGCCGAGGCCTGGCCCCGGCAGGGTCTGGGGCTGGCCCTGATGAACAGGATGGAAAAAGCGGCAGGAGGACAATGCCGCCGGGTGGAGGTGCAGTAG
- the prmC gene encoding peptide chain release factor N(5)-glutamine methyltransferase — translation MTVKLGQALQDTVKQLRAAGVEAARLEAELLLMRITGLSRAQLWTREETMLSPVQRQALAELVAARCQRRPLAYVLGEKEFMGLAFRVTPAVLIPRPETELLVERIVADLSDHPAPWIADVGTGSGAIVVSLAVLLPRARLWATDYSGEALTVARLNACRHRVTIRCSWQQGDLLGQWQATLTERLDWVAANLPYIPRGELGQLQPEVQFEPRLALDGGEDGLDLYRRLLPQAWRVLKPGGRLGMEIDCRQGAALSALCREVGWREVEIVKDYAGLDRFVLARKPEREG, via the coding sequence ATGACGGTAAAATTAGGGCAGGCGCTGCAGGATACAGTAAAGCAATTGCGAGCAGCAGGGGTAGAGGCTGCCCGGCTGGAAGCCGAACTGCTTTTGATGCGGATTACGGGTTTAAGCCGGGCCCAGCTCTGGACCCGGGAGGAGACGATGCTCAGCCCGGTTCAGCGACAGGCGCTGGCAGAGCTGGTGGCTGCCCGTTGCCAGCGCCGGCCGCTGGCCTATGTTCTGGGGGAAAAGGAGTTTATGGGCCTGGCATTTCGCGTTACGCCGGCGGTGCTGATCCCCCGGCCGGAAACGGAACTGCTGGTGGAACGGATTGTGGCCGATCTGTCTGACCACCCCGCTCCCTGGATCGCCGATGTGGGGACAGGCAGCGGTGCCATTGTTGTCAGCCTGGCGGTCTTACTACCCCGGGCCCGCCTCTGGGCTACCGACTACTCCGGGGAAGCCCTGACCGTGGCCCGCCTCAATGCCTGCCGTCACCGGGTAACGATACGCTGCAGTTGGCAGCAGGGGGATTTGCTGGGCCAGTGGCAGGCCACCCTGACCGAGCGCCTGGACTGGGTTGCTGCCAACCTGCCCTATATACCCCGCGGGGAACTGGGACAATTGCAGCCGGAAGTGCAGTTTGAACCGCGCCTGGCCCTGGATGGAGGCGAGGATGGCCTGGATTTGTACCGCCGTCTTTTGCCCCAGGCCTGGCGGGTGCTCAAGCCTGGCGGCAGGCTGGGCATGGAGATCGACTGCCGCCAGGGGGCAGCCCTTTCCGCTCTGTGTCGGGAGGTGGGCTGGCGGGAAGTAGAAATCGTCAAGGATTATGCCGGTCTGGACCGGTTTGTACTGGCCCGCAAACCGGAAAGGGAGGGGTAG
- the prfA gene encoding peptide chain release factor 1, translating to MLDKLQAIEEKYLELERLIADPEVIANQSEWQKHARAHAAMTEIVTVYREYKKVVAGIEEARAILAEKGDPEMMELARMELDELEEKLPELEQRLKILLLPKDPNDEKNVIMEIRAGAGGDEAALFAGDLFRMYTRYAERQGWRTEILSANESDLRGFKEVIFLVEGQGAYSQLKYESGVHRVQRVPVTESGGRIHTSTATVAVLPEAEEVDVHIDPNDLRIDVFCSSGPGGQSVNTTQSAVRITHIPTGLVVSCQDEKSQHKNKEKALRVLRARLLEIAQQEQQAKLADDRRSQVGTGDRSERIRTYNFPQGRVTDHRIGLTLHKLDMVLDGELQEIIDALITADQTEKLKNME from the coding sequence ATGCTGGATAAACTGCAAGCAATTGAAGAAAAATACCTGGAACTGGAACGGCTGATTGCCGATCCGGAAGTGATTGCCAACCAGAGCGAGTGGCAAAAACATGCCAGGGCCCATGCAGCTATGACGGAAATTGTTACCGTTTATCGGGAGTATAAAAAAGTGGTAGCCGGGATCGAGGAAGCCCGGGCCATTCTGGCCGAAAAAGGGGACCCGGAGATGATGGAACTGGCCAGAATGGAGCTGGATGAGCTTGAAGAAAAGCTGCCCGAGCTGGAACAGAGGCTCAAAATCCTGCTCCTCCCCAAAGACCCCAATGATGAGAAAAACGTTATTATGGAAATCCGCGCCGGAGCCGGGGGTGATGAGGCCGCTCTCTTTGCCGGGGACCTTTTCCGCATGTACACCCGCTATGCGGAACGCCAGGGCTGGCGGACGGAAATCCTGTCGGCTAATGAGTCGGATTTACGCGGGTTCAAGGAAGTCATTTTCCTGGTGGAAGGCCAGGGTGCCTATAGCCAGTTGAAATATGAATCCGGAGTACACCGGGTGCAAAGGGTACCGGTGACGGAATCAGGGGGTCGCATCCACACTTCTACTGCCACCGTGGCGGTTTTGCCAGAGGCGGAAGAGGTGGATGTGCACATCGATCCCAATGACTTGCGTATAGATGTGTTCTGTTCCAGCGGTCCGGGGGGACAGTCGGTAAACACTACCCAGTCGGCAGTGCGCATTACCCACATCCCCACCGGGCTGGTGGTCAGCTGTCAGGATGAAAAATCCCAGCATAAAAACAAGGAAAAAGCCCTGCGCGTCTTGCGGGCTCGCTTGCTGGAAATCGCCCAGCAGGAACAGCAGGCCAAACTGGCTGATGACCGCCGCAGCCAGGTGGGAACGGGCGATCGCAGCGAGCGCATCCGCACCTATAACTTCCCGCAGGGCCGGGTGACTGACCATCGCATCGGCCTCACCCTGCACAAACTGGATATGGTGCTGGACGGGGAATTGCAGGAGATTATCGATGCCCTGATAACAGCTGACCAGACGGAAAAACTAAAGAATATGGAGTAA
- a CDS encoding DUF1385 domain-containing protein: MSKKECFQYGGQAVIEGVMMRGPQEMAIAVRLPDGTIEVEKQQLSSWLTKWPWLKWPGFRGVVALLEALVVGTRALAWSASKAMPEEEGELNTKELVLTIAFALGLGILLFVIIPTGAVKLVEKWVTTPLGQNIAEGGLRIAIFLAYIGLISRMKDIQRVFQYHGAEHKVIHTYEAGLELTVENARGFSPLHPRCGTSFLLVVMVVSIFVFAFLGHPPNLLWRIGSRILLMPLVAAISYEFIKLSGRYGDRWWLKWLVAPGLGLQRLTTREPDDSQLEVAIHALKAVLRGEEHAG, encoded by the coding sequence ATGTCTAAAAAAGAATGTTTTCAATACGGTGGACAGGCGGTTATCGAAGGGGTAATGATGCGAGGGCCGCAGGAAATGGCCATCGCAGTCCGTTTGCCCGATGGCACTATTGAAGTAGAAAAACAGCAACTCTCTTCCTGGCTGACCAAATGGCCCTGGCTGAAATGGCCGGGCTTTAGGGGTGTGGTGGCATTGCTGGAGGCCCTGGTGGTAGGGACCCGGGCTCTGGCCTGGTCGGCCAGTAAAGCCATGCCGGAGGAAGAAGGGGAACTGAACACGAAAGAGCTGGTCCTGACCATTGCCTTTGCGCTGGGACTGGGGATTTTGCTGTTTGTTATCATCCCCACCGGAGCGGTGAAACTGGTGGAAAAATGGGTAACCACCCCGCTGGGACAGAATATAGCTGAAGGGGGACTGAGGATTGCCATTTTTCTGGCCTATATTGGCCTGATCTCCCGGATGAAGGATATTCAGCGGGTCTTTCAGTATCACGGGGCTGAGCATAAGGTAATTCACACCTATGAAGCCGGGCTGGAATTGACGGTGGAAAATGCCCGGGGCTTTTCTCCTTTGCATCCCCGCTGTGGCACCAGCTTTTTGCTGGTGGTAATGGTGGTGAGTATTTTTGTCTTTGCCTTTCTGGGCCATCCACCCAATCTGCTCTGGCGAATAGGCAGCCGCATTTTGCTAATGCCCCTGGTGGCAGCTATTTCCTATGAATTTATCAAGCTCTCAGGCCGCTATGGAGACCGCTGGTGGCTGAAATGGCTGGTAGCCCCTGGCCTGGGATTGCAGAGACTGACCACACGAGAACCAGATGACAGTCAGCTGGAAGTAGCTATCCATGCTTTAAAAGCCGTATTAAGAGGTGAAGAACATGCTGGATAA